A region from the Triticum aestivum cultivar Chinese Spring chromosome 3D, IWGSC CS RefSeq v2.1, whole genome shotgun sequence genome encodes:
- the LOC123078749 gene encoding GDSL esterase/lipase At4g10955 — protein MVYRDEKEAGSMLPWLDDGIKTEDKKFRRAFRDSFQLETNYSRGSLTIPYICAGENREGVARDLTVEERSMAKPAPTKNAGDAATAVVPVPSPFEYHVYGPRKLSFTSWRDLLSSSWKNPNYRRMVIACFIQGAYLLELDRQEKRDERTSLAPQWWRPFKYRLVQALVDERDGSIYGAVLEWDRQAALSDYIPFRPTRAPAAVVALRGTLLKAPTFRRDVVDDLRFLAWDSLKGSVRFAGALAALRAAARKFGVANVCVGGHSLGAGFALQVGKALAKEGVFVECHVFNPPSVSLAMSLKGFAETAGELWGRVRAWIPYMGTQAGGDAGGGCNSESEAKASLARAGMAKWLPHLYINTNDYICCYYSDAASGTATVAVGSGGGSGTSKAGVARMVVVSKGPSKFLAAHGLEQWWADDVELQVALNHSKLVDRQLRSLYAPPPAAPAARS, from the exons ATGGTATACAGAGACGAGAAAGAAGCAGGTTCCATGCTACCCTGGTTGGATGATGGAATAAAGACCGAGGATAAAAAGTTTCGCCGCGCTTTCCGTGATTCTTTTCAGCTTGAAACAAACTATTCTCGCGGAAGCTTAACCATTCCCTACATCTGCGCGGGCGAGAACCGAGAAGGCGTGGCGCGCGACTTGACGGTGGAGGAACGATCAATGGCCAAGCCGGCTCCGACTAAGAACGCCGGCGACGCAGCAACGGCGGTGGTGCCAGTGCCGAGTCCGTTCGAGTACCATGTCTATGGCCCCCGCAAGCTGTCCTTCACGAGCTGGAGAGATCTTCTTAGCTCAAGCTG GAAGAACCCCAACTACCGGCGGATGGTGATCGCGTGCTTCATCCAGGGGGCGTACCTGCTGGAGCTGGACCGGCAGGAGAAGCGGGACGAGCGCACCAGCCTCGCGCCGCAGTGGTGGCGCCCGTTCAAGTACAGGCTGGTCCAGGCGCTCGTCGACGAGCGCGACGGCTCCATCTACGGCGCCGTCCTCGAGTGGGACCGCCAGGCCGCGCTCTCGGACTACATCCCGTTCCGCCCCACCCGCGCACCCGCCGCCGTCGTGGCGCTGCGCGGCACGCTGCTCAAGGCGCCCACGTTCCGCCGCGACGTCGTCGACGATCTCCGCTTCTTGGCCTGGGACAGCCTCAAGGGCTCCGTGCGCTTCGCCGGCGCGCTGGCGGCGTTGCGGGCGGCCGCGCGCAAGTTCGGCGTGGCCAACGTGTGCGTGGGCGGGCACTCGCTGGGCGCCGGGTTCGCGCTGCAGGTGGGCAAGGCGCTGGCCAAGGAGGGCGTCTTCGTGGAGTGCCACGTGTTCAACCCGCCGTCCGTGTCGCTGGCCATGAGCCTCAAGGGCTTCGCCGAGACGGCCGGCGAGCTGTGGGGCCGCGTGCGCGCTTGGATACCCTACATGGGCACCCAAGCCGGCGGGGACGCGGGCGGCGGCTGCAACAGCGAGAgcgaggccaaggcgtcgctggcgcGCGCCGGGATGGCCAAGTGGCTGCCgcacctctacatcaacaccaacgACTACATCTGCTGCTACTACAGCGACGCCGCGAGCGGCACGGCCACCGTGGCCGTCGGCAGCGGGGGCGGGAGCGGCACTAGCAAGGCCGGAGTGGCGAGGATGGTGGTTGTTTCCAAGGGGCCGAGCAAGTTCCTGGCCGCGCACGGGCTGGAGCAGTGGTGGGCTGACGATGTCGAGCTGCAGGTCGCGCTCAACCACAGCAAACTCGTCGACCGCCAGCTCAGGTCGCTCTACGCCCCGCCACCGGCCGCACCAGCCGCTCGGAGTTAG
- the LOC123078750 gene encoding uncharacterized protein At4g18257, whose amino-acid sequence MMSSPGDTAPSSSSAAAAAPNQHPQPLAQQADPKERRMESLGWLTESTVMPKKHKAIEGVGAASILDLKAQLYRTQEEARNSTAADAASSEFRRAKKRSGPADPLGAKNSGVDARAHKDKLELKAVKDGTACYSALEKKAELYEKLSRGELPDEEDQEKYCVDFFQKSFHQVSERRQPETATASEHVEQENESVDSMLNPKPVGLGRTGTTVDQDEHKRFVREVHDEVSQARQKASTMKHRRQEQESARREKLRQAFLKKRLDKLMAEKQASSASDDQPVS is encoded by the exons atgaTGTCGTCACCTGGAGATACCGCGCCGTCATCCTCctccgcggccgcggccgcgccgAATCAGCATCCACAGCCTCTGGCGCAGCAGGCTGATCCGAAGGAGCGGCGGATGGAGTCGCTCGGGTGGCTGACGGAGTCCACGGTGATGCCGAAGAAGCACAAGGCCATCGAGGGCGTCGGCGCGGCATCCATACTCGACCTCAAGGCCCAGCTCTACCGCACTCAGGAGGAAGCCCGCAATTCCACCGCCGCTGACGCTGCCTCCAGCGAGTTCCGCCGCGCCAAGAAACGCTCCGGCCCCGCCGACCCCCTCGGCGCCAAGAACTCAGGCGTAGACGCTCGCGCCCACAA AGATAAGCTGGAGCTGAAAGCTGTGAAAGATGGTACTGCATGTTATTCTGCCCTAGAAAAGAAGGCTGAGCTGTATGAGAAATTATCCAGGGGTGAGCTACCTGATGAAGAAGACCAGGAGAAATATTGCGTTGATTTCTTCCAGAAAAGTTTTCATCAAGTCAGCGAGCGGCGGCAGCCAGAGACTGCTACTGCCTCTGAGCATGTAGAACAAGAAAATGAGAGTGTCGATTCTATGCTAAATCCCAAGCCAGTGGGCCTTGGACGAACTGGTACAACAGTTGACCAAGATGAGCACAAACGCTTTGTCAG GGAGGTTCACGACGAAGTAAGTCAAGCAAGGCAGAAGGCTTCAACGATGAAACACCGGCGACAAGAGCAGGAGTCGGCTCGTAGAGAGAAACTCAGGCAAGCTTTCCTCAAGAAGCGCCTTGATAAGTTGATGGCTGAAAAGCAGGCATCTTCGGCCAGTGATGACCAACCAGTTAGCTAG